The DNA window TTAAGTTATAGTGTAATTACAAGGCTGTGTATGacaataaaatatgatttcaGCTTCATAAGTCTCTGTTTAATGTGGTCAAAACAATGGTTAAACCTAAACATGAGGAAGCTCAGGGAACTCGAAACCTACAAATGCCTAGCGTCGGACACCATAATTACGCTTATGAATTGAAAACTGCAAACCACCTGCTTCCCACACTTATAAGCCCATTTAATTTCGGTCTACCCACCACTTCCATGTTTCCCAAGAGCCAGGTTTCCCCATGGATTAGCAACTCCAACCCCAATTTCAatcaaaaaccaataaatggTAATTCAATTAAGCCGTATCTAAATCAACCGCGAAATTGCCCAATTTTTCCACTGTAGATCCCCAGCTAGGTGGGCCCAAATTGCAGTTCGATTCCGAACCCGAATCCTCCAGCTGTTGCCGAGTGGTTATGGCGATGCCCGATCCAAGAGTCGAAAAGGGTGCCCCAGACACAACGTAATGCTCCACTTACTTCCTCGAATGCGAGCACATACAAAGaccgaaaaaaaacaaaaaaaagcctCGCTGAGGTGCTTTCAATTTGCACAAAACTCCACATAAATTACATAAGTTGACCATAAAACCCGGGGAAGCAGAGCATTTGGCAGGAGAGGCAGCAGAAGAAGCGGCAGAATGGGTGCGGTAAGTGCACCTTTTTGGAGCGGCTCTTGGAAACTGGTTGACCAACTGACCTTGAGGCACTTTGGAGATGGGGCCGCTTACGCAACACACGAATATACCCCGAACTTCCAGTTCGATCTTCTTCTCAACACGAAAGTCAACAAATTGCAGCTTCCCCAGCGACGATTGCAAAATTACATTTGAAGTTTTTGGTGCGCCGCCGTGTTGGTCTTCAGTTTTTCCCCCAACAACAACTTGTCAGATCTTTGGCTTGtcaaaaatgtaaacacaaAAGTCTCGGGAGgggagaaaaaaaaataataccaaaaagaaaaaaggtgTATAAAAAACGAAGCGACGTCGCCGCCGACGCCGCTGCTCTTGGCCAGGTCTCAAGTGCGATATAAAAGCCCGGCCACCAGCCGATCAGCGATCCACAGTCCAAAGTCGCTTGCAGCTAAAGACATCCCAGTGCACAGAGTTTAACCACCCCAGAAAATATGTTCAAATTCGTGTTGATCGCCAGCCTGCTGGTCGCCATTTCCCTGGCAGCTCCTGCCGTGAGTGTTAACAAATATTCgaaaactacaaaataaatgaGACATGGACATGGTCAAGAAAGTTTGCGGGTCCACAAGTTTCCATTTAGTGACAATGAATTCAGTTAATAACGCGTTGTTGCCGCCGTgtcgctgatgttgctgcggGGTTTTCACGATCGCACGCACTTGGGTCGCTTGGTGCTGCGGTCCATTTCGCACTTCTCGAAGCTGCCGCACTTGACGTTGCCGCAGTAGCTGCCAGTTGCTCCGCCTAAAgttagaaattaaaaaattattaatttccaaaaatatgGATCCTATTCCAGGCTATTTTGATGGAAAAGCTATGAGAAATAGCTTATTTGATTGGTTTTCCATAGGCCTAAATTAATGGTtccttttccaattttttttatagaaaagaaagagtatttttctttaaaatcaatattttttagaccTAGATCTTGACCAGAGACCTTAAAGTATGGTTTTAAATGCAATTCCAGGATATTTTGCAATTCCTATTCCAAGATATTTTGATGGAAAAGCTATAAGAAATAGCTTAATTTATTGGTTTTCCATAGGCCTAAATTAATGGTtccttttccaatttttttatagaaaaaaaagagtaaactgttaattttttttttttttttaaataaataatttttagacCTAGATCTTGACCAGAGATCTTAAAGTATGTTGCCAACTCcaatttttttgataaaataataattaccaACGTTTTTATTACAGAaagttttttgaaaaaagtttaaaatttgCATTATAAGAAgtggttttattattattatcaataatGTTATAGTAAccgtttttaaaatactttttctgtaaaagtaaaaactgaaattttttgtgtgaaaaaaacaaaaatatttcataaatgcatttaaacaaaaaatactctATCCCTTTACAAAAAGATCAATATTAATCATGCTAACTTGCATATCTGCATAAAAATATCTATAAGATCTATGAACTGCCTGCCCACTGGATAATTGTTCATATGGTCAAAACTCAAACCGGTATATGTTCTTTTTGCTTTAATATAACTTCTGAGAGAACTTACTGTTTTTGCTGCCAAACGGCGACTTGTCGGCCCCGGAATTTCCCAGCAAATTGGGCTGAACACAGCTGCGACCATTGCACAGGTTGGGGCAGCACTTTCCTCCGATCGCACTGCACTCGCTGTCATGCAAACAttttggggtgcagttttggACCTTTGTGGACGAAGGACAGTCTGCCGGGAAAGGGAGCAAATGTGAAAGCTCTGGAAAAGCCGAAAATGGGCACTTACCACTCGCAGCAAAGGCGGCAACCACACAGGCGGCCATTAACAGCGCAAGAAAGCCCAGCTTAACtgaaattatataaatgtaaaagcAAATTCTGGGGGTTCCGCATTTCGTGCGAATTTTTATCGCTGTTTACTTGGACCTACCCATGATGATAGTTGAACGTCCGCTGTGTTACTATAGTCAACTCCGACTGCCGTTCATCGGGCTTTATATGCCCCGATCGGCGGTTTCGAGTCGAACAAGTTTTCTGCTTATTTGCCTTCGTATTTCTcatttttcactttattttttgtatcttaCCTCCCCAACTTGCCTTGACGAGAGGTACTAAGACAAAGGAACGTAAAAACACGgacaaaaacaacagcaaaacaCTTATCATTTTGACTTTGAATTTACATACAAGCAGCATCGGAATAGGCGGTAATCGAAGACCCTaccctaaaaaaaatatgtaaccCCAAAGTAGTACGGCTTTAGGAAAAGTAATCAACTCGAAAATAACATTAGCTAGATTTTTACTCTCATGGGATCTTTTGACGGCTTAACTTTATCAACTTCAACTTACCGCTATAGGGTATCTGATAACCTCAAGACCCCAACCTAAAACACATATCTTGACTATAACACATCGACATATTTCAATTACTATTTCCGTTCATGCACAAAAATCAGGGGAAAAATGTGTCAAAACGTCGCGTCGTAATGAATATATCATTTCTTCGACTTAAATCATGCTTGAGTCACTCCGCCACAGTCCATGTTCATACGGGACTTGGAAGTCAAGATATAAAACTTTGtaactaaaatatataatattatcatGGTAATATCACACGGCAGGCGACCGTAAAACTTAATAGTTTTCCGGTTCAATGGGTCATTGTTAATTACCGGCACGGGGAATCCCAAAGTCTAGGTGACCGacctataatatttaaatattcagcttagaaactaataaaaatagaaatatttacacaataaatgtaaaaaaaggGGGCGTGCCAGGTGACACGGCCGAGAATCTTTAGagccttttaaaaattataattatatgattatatattttgacTTTTTCAGCGCGAAGAGACCGATGCGGAAAAGGCTGAGAGGGAGGAGTACGAGAAATATCAGAATGAAAATGCACAATACGCGTTCAGTTCCAAGGTGGACGATAAAATTAACGACGGACTCATTACCCGGACTGAGGAGCGTGAAGGAGGCACAGTGCGTGGTTCCTACAGCTACTTCGATGGATTTGTGCAACGCCTTGTCGAGTACATCGCTGACGAGAATGGCTACAGGGTGCTTAAGGACGAGATGAAGGACGTTGGCAATGGCCCACAGTTCAATCCCGAGGGCCAAGCCGACGTAGAGGGTTCTCTGATCGGCAAGTACTCCATCAAGTTGGACAAGACCGACGACGAGAAGCACTACAAGGACATTCACGCCTAAGAGAATATGAGTTGCAGATTTCTAACATTTAGAAATGGACTGAATACATCGTAGAGCCTTAAAGTAATGTAAACACCTTCTgaacaaaaattgtattttttctccgaaataaaacatcaacaaaattaatttacgtAAGAATGCAACTGAACAGTGAAGAGAAGGGCCCACggttattttcttattttcaaatttatttgtaataatgtttatttattggttAATTTTGCGGTAAGTGCATCTAGGAGCAAAACGTTGTTCTTCGTTaaggttttgtttttgaatttggaTTTATCTGGCCATTGATttttgctgatgttgctgttgattTACTCTGgctataattaatttaatttcctcatactggtttcttttttccattttgtagttcttttttttcttttcatatttttcatgTATTTTCGTATTTATCAACAGTTTTAGCTTAACATATAGGGTTTCGTTTTGAAATCAATTACGTGTATTACATTTACGTTTATGCGCTACATGCTAAAGAAATGTGGGCGTGGAGAGTCTTAAATCGCTTGGGTGAGTGTGTATGTGGGTGTTGTCGGGTGGATAATACTAAACTTAGAGAgttacaaattaaagcttaGGCGCTGGGCCCAAGCTTTCTCAAAATACATTatgaatatttcataaattacaCAGTGAATTATAGTTTACTTAACTAACAATAAGTATATTGATCATGTTCGTATATTCATAGATCGAACCAACCGAATcacgaataaattataaaaatatagtcATTAGACGTGAGAGAGTCCATATGCTAACCTAACCTCGTATGTAGTTCATATTGTTCcatataaattacatttaaacaTAGATTTATTTACAATTGAAGTAGTTCTCTTCATATTTACTTTGctgtaatttaaatgataGCTTTCATATCGAAatctattgttttttttagagtGCTTGTGATATCCTTAAACAATCACAAAAATCAACGAGTATCTTTAGGGATATGCAACAAGCACAACACACAACACTAGCTTGCATTTTAGGCTTAACTCCTCGTCTGTCTTCCCTATCTTTATACAAAAAGTGTTACGAATTGCCAGTTTTGCTTAGTTTACATGAATTGCAAATGAAgtttaatatacatttatgTATGGTTGCCGTTACTGCGTCTGTGCGTAAGCCTCTGCACTTGCATGGTTTTTCTTTGTTGGTTGTACACTTGGTTTATGCCTTTTCTCTCATCGATTTCTACAGTTCACAATTCAAACATTCGGTATCTCTCTCTACTGAGATCGACTACAGATACGGGTCTCTAAATAACTATAATACGTTATCCATCTCATCTTATCACGCAGGCGACGCACAGTTTAGCCGCACCGATACAGTCGTCGTGACAGAAGGCTCCACACTGCTGGCAGATCACCATGGCGTTTAGTGAGCAGGCACAATTGtttggcgctgctgctgcctcatTGCCTGGCGGAGTGTTCTCGCCGCTCGGATGCAATTGCAGCAGTGGATGCTGATGCTGCGCAGCAGAAGGCTGTGACTGTGGCTGCTGGTTGACTGGCGAAGGTGCCGCTGTTGGTGCTGCGTTGGTCGTCACAATGTAGTTGTTGCCAGCTTCCATGAGGGAGACGGACGATGAGTTGGTATTGCTGCCGTCGATGTAGGCGATATTAGGTCCTAGTGGGAAATGATTTCAatacattaataataaaatacagcACTGAAGTCGTAAGTGCTATAGTTAAATacttacaaataaaattaataatctaTGAAATTTAAACATGTTTATTAAAGTGGTATCTAGAAGGGGCCGTATAGACTAGAAATTAGGGTACAGAACATTTTTGATTCTACGTGTATGATCTACAAACTTAAAAAGCTTTTGAAGTATTAGGATATTATTTACATACAAGTTTTCATATGTATCATTGGCCCTGCTATTCGACCGATTTGTGGGTATTCAAATCTTTTCTAGTACATGCAACTTGTCTagttaaaatacaaaacaaaaaagtgaTTCTATCACGTCGATTAATCTAAAAATCTATGCAACGAAATAATGTTTGCGTGCCAATTATGGTAACGTGACCAACAGGTTGATGAATTTGTGGGTGGTGATTTGAAAGACGTACCTCGCTAACCACTAATAATACACCAATTTACCTGCAGCGATATTGCGCCGCACAATATTCGCGGCGGCGCTCACATTGCCcagcggctgcggctgctgatgctgttgctgttgctgcagctCGTGGTGGTGATGATGCAACGGATCAGTGCCGGACATCGCTGGCGACATAACGTTGCCGCTGCCTGCAGTTGTATCCACCGAGGCTGGACGCCCGCGTCCACCCATGGTAATGCCGTTCAGGCTTTGAAGCGGATTCTGAACAGTAACGAACTGAATAACATACAAATTTTAGTAAGTTGTCATATATATAAGAGCAAAATAACGGCTCACCTGGTTTTGATGCATCGGTGGGGCGCTGGAAGCCCTAGGCGCTTGATTGTCAGCTGCACCCACATTTGCGCGGTGAACAAGAACATACTGACCGCTACCATTCTGGTGGATCAGTTGCTCCGGTGCCGCCTGCTGAGGATTTTGCACTGACACTGGCACTGGCGAAGTGGCCGATtgatgatgctgctgctgcagtaaCTGCAACTGTTGGGGAGTAGCTGTAGCTCCGCCAGAACCTGGATTGAACACATGACGGATGATGGTGGTGGGCGAGGGCTTTCTTTGGACATATTTCTTTCGCGGAAAGCCGCTCATTCGGGGACCAATGACCTGGAACAACAATGCATTATTTTAgtttgcaaataaaataatgaaatgtTAGCTAACTTCTACCTTATACACTCCCGGACGTCCGACACCCATTACATTAGGCGGCAATCCAGCGGGCAGAGCCCCTGCCCCAACGGCTCCGCTGACCAACAGTTCTTCCTGCTTCAAAATATTCTGCGGCGGGGCTGCGgccacagctgctgctcccaTACTCCCGCTAGCCGTCGTCACGTTGGACATGGGTGTGGCGGCTACCGTTGAAACATTtagggtcaccgggttgacGGGCGTCGCCGCAGTAGTTGCCGTCGGCTGATGCTGGTTGAGAATGGCGGCAGGCGGGCGCAGTTGCGCCTTAAGGTTTTCGCGATTCGGGCTATTTTGGATAACGGCCTGGCAGATTTGATAGCTACGCTCCAGATTGACCGCACCCGGTGGCAACCTGTTGCTGGTGGCCTTGCGGCCCTTGCCCGTTGGCATTTTTGGCTGCAACCTCTGCTGCGCTATGGTGGTTGGCACCCCTGATGGGGGCAAGGCTTTCATCGTCAGCACATTGGGAATAGTGGGCAACTGCTGCATATTGCTGTTGTGATTAGCcaggtgttgctgctgctggtgctgttgctgctgggctgtttgctgctgttgttgttgggggGCAGGTACTGGCGGCGATTGTTGCGCGCTTGTCACAGCAACAACATTAGCGTAGGCGGACGGAATAGTTGCGGaatttgctgttgttgctgctgtggtagGCGATGCATTGGCAGGTCGCGTCATGGAGATGATATTCAGTGGCTTGGCAATGAACTTGGACTGCGTTGTCGCTGGAGCAAcattttgctgctgctgttgttgctgctgctgcagtagATTGTTGTTAGCGGCCTGGGCCAGTAGTTGTCGCTGATGCAGTTGGGCCTGTTGCAGGGCAAACTGCTGAatttgctgttgcttttgttgtgcAGCAGCCTGCTGCtccagttgctgttgctgctggtgttgttgGGCAAGCAAATTGGGAGACAAGAACTGTTGTCCTCCGTTGCGTAGAGCCACTGGTAATGTCTTGGTCAAAGCGTTGCTACTGGTTGCTTGctgttgtggctgctgctgatgttgttgatgctgttgttgttgctgctgttgctgtgcgGCAGCCGCCTGCAGCGTAAATTGTTGTagtagctgctgttgttgttgctggcgctgCTGTTGTAGCAGAAAGTTTCCAATAATCTGACCATTGGAGTCCACCAAAATCTGTCGCTGCTGCGGTGCATTTTGCTGTGCGTTTTGctggggctgctgctgctgtgctgtTTGCTGCGGCAGCTGACTGATGGTGaggctgttgctgttgctgcaaaGGCTTagattgttgctgctgtcgttgctgttgctgctgttggtgatAACTGTGCTAGACACCTCCATTTCGGCAGCAGACATTGGAACTGTGTCGCAGAGCATTTCCTGGCCGATCtaatgggaaataatattattaataacatgAATAGACaataaactattttatataGTGCTCtgattttaacacaaaaaaaagattCTAAGATCGTAAATACCTAATCCTCCGACTTattcataaaaacattttataaaattaaagttcTATCTTTTAAAATCCCTGATAAGATAAACTTTTTGTGGAACTCACATCATTTCCATATTCGCTATGAGCTTGCGGCataaacgaatgctgcgacaGTTGCACCACATCTTGGATATGCacctgctgatgctgctgctgctgctgctgctgttgatgttgctgcagTTTATCCACTATCTCGCGCACGACTTCGCTGTCTTCGTCCATAATCTGCTGCCCCTGCTGATCCTCCGTGATACATTCCACCACCTCATCGTCTTCCTCCTCCTGGTCATCGTCCTCATCTTCGTCATCAAGCACTTCGTGGCACACATCGTTTTCCATTATGTCGTCGATAACGTCGGCATCTTGCACCACATCCATCAGATCAATACCTTCGTGGCTAAGGTTTCGCTGCTGATCCCCACTCGACTGTGAACTGCTCAATTTAATGTCGCCAAAGTTCCAATCGTGCTGCACATGCTGGTACATTTCAGTAGAGTTTAATTCAACGGGCAactcctgttgctgctgctgttgttgctgctgcaacttAGCCACCGTTGAGAGCATGGCTTGAACATTTGCCAAAGTGGTTTCAGCTGTAGTCACCAGCGTCAGTGGAGCTGTTGCTGTCCCGGTTGACGACGAGGTCGTCGGCGCGGTCGTCGTTGATCCGGAATTGCTGCTGGAGCACGATGACGACATGGAGGCGGTGGAGGATGAGGACGATGTGCAGCTGGTGGATGTAATCGAACTGGCCGGCGTCGACCCAGAAATTGAGCTTGCAATGGGCATCGGTGAGTCCTCCAGCTTATCACTATGCTCTTCCAGTTTATTAGCTGCAGTGGTCGCCGCTACACAGGAAATGGGAACAATAAAACACATTAGATTCTGGATTACGTGAGAGATAAGTAAGTGATTACTGTTGGACGATGAAGATGAAGTGTAGTAGTTGTGATTGATGGTTGATTGATGGTCTTGGAAATAGGCTGATTAAAAAGAATGAAGGAAATTAGTTGCTTATACTGACAATAATCTAAATGAAAACTAACCGTGATCGATTGTATCTGCGAAAACGAAATCATGGCTGTTTGTTCCTGTCATAATATCTGCCTCGTTTGTATTCTCCAAAGGCGCTTTGGTTTCTATAAGTGTGAAGAATTtagtaaacaaaaattgtgcTTCTTAAAAACATATACAACTTACCAGCTGCTAGTTCAACGCTTTGCAAGTAGCTTACAAACTGGTTGACCACCTCCGGATTGGTTGCCAAGGGTTCCGGCTTTGGTGCGGCTGGGGTTACAGCAGCAATCGCTGTCAtggtagcagcagcagcaacaggttCGACCTCCTCAACATTATCCATTTGTTTGATGGCAACGATCACCTCCTCACTGCACTCAGATGGCTCAATTTTATCACAGGTACTGTTGATAAGtggctgatgttgttgttgttggggctgctgctcctcctccttgaTCTTGGTTTCTGCTGTGGCATGATCCACAAGATCAAGCGCTGGGGCAgcgacagcaacagcaacattcCCTGACTCATTAGGAACAATTTCGGCCATCTTCGGTTGCTTGCTGTCCTTCGATGTGCTGGGCAGCTCGTCGGGATCGTCGTCCAGCGTTATGGTGGCTATCGTTGTGGGTGCCTGGGCCTGCTTGCGCTGCGAAGGACTACTCGATGGACGTTTGAGGATACGGCGTTGCTGTTCGTTTAGCACACTATTCTGGCTGCTGGTGGCAGGTGTGCTTGATTTAGCTGCTACTGTTGTTGCTACTGTAGTTTTTGTGGTTGCTGCTGTCGTTTCGCACTTTGTGCTCTGAAAagtacaattattattaatttgattaggATATTAATGGTTTTAATTGCT is part of the Drosophila biarmipes strain raj3 chromosome 2R, RU_DBia_V1.1, whole genome shotgun sequence genome and encodes:
- the LOC108022612 gene encoding polycomb protein Asx isoform X4, with protein sequence MKTITPDTTTTTASQHQQHLIPQADQHHQPMLQQQSLLAAPPPPIIMEHVNLVDDDEKDPLALEQVEVSPSTKHTHSLRRHLPRIIVKPIPPEKKPMAPSEEPVVSPAPAPAPAPAPPTRLICSRRIQQQQQVKAAAAAAAAAAAAAAAAAAASAQAQAAANYPSAISPGSKAGSSQASTMREVLASIPGFSVKPRRRSNKKLTTAAQIEQTKDGKIDLETPDSILASTNLRALLNKQTFSLLPPLYQYNLIQLLPSVDRETSELELPSSSGSGGSPSEAIRLSASCLNNEFFARACLEWRERLSEGEFTPENQLKLKTEAEREKNKLDPWKLKHFEPFWGEKSSRSKEKPEGDAKDQKLLASVKSEPKPPATSQQKPQRQQATCDNETELKFDLSTKCETTAATTKTTVATTVAAKSSTPATSSQNSVLNEQQRRILKRPSSSPSQRKQAQAPTTIATITLDDDPDELPSTSKDSKQPKMAEIVPNESGNVAVAVAAPALDLVDHATAETKIKEEEQQPQQQQHQPLINSTCDKIEPSECSEEVIVAIKQMDNVEEVEPVAAAATMTAIAAVTPAAPKPEPLATNPEVVNQFVSYLQSVELAAETKAPLENTNEADIMTGTNSHDFVFADTIDHAATTAANKLEEHSDKLEDSPMPIASSISGSTPASSITSTSCTSSSSSTASMSSSCSSSNSGSTTTAPTTSSSTGTATAPLTLVTTAETTLANVQAMLSTVAKLQQQQQQQQQELPVELNSTEMYQHVQHDWNFGDIKLSSSQSSGDQQRNLSHEGIDLMDVVQDADVIDDIMENDVCHEVLDDEDEDDDQEEEDDEVVECITEDQQGQQIMDEDSEVVREIVDKLQQHQQQQQQQQHQQVHIQDVVQLSQHSFMPQAHSEYGNDIGQEMLCDTVPMSAAEMEVSSTVITNSSNSNDSSNNLSLCSNSNSLTISQLPQQTAQQQQPQQNAQQNAPQQRQILVDSNGQIIGNFLLQQQRQQQQQQLLQQFTLQAAAAQQQQQQQQHQQHQQQPQQQATSSNALTKTLPVALRNGGQQFLSPNLLAQQHQQQQQLEQQAAAQQKQQQIQQFALQQAQLHQRQLLAQAANNNLLQQQQQQQQQNVAPATTQSKFIAKPLNIISMTRPANASPTTAATTANSATIPSAYANVVAVTSAQQSPPVPAPQQQQQQTAQQQQHQQQQHLANHNSNMQQLPTIPNVLTMKALPPSGVPTTIAQQRLQPKMPTGKGRKATSNRLPPGAVNLERSYQICQAVIQNSPNRENLKAQLRPPAAILNQHQPTATTAATPVNPVTLNVSTVAATPMSNVTTASGSMGAAAVAAAPPQNILKQEELLVSGAVGAGALPAGLPPNVMGVGRPGVYKVIGPRMSGFPRKKYVQRKPSPTTIIRHVFNPGSGGATATPQQLQLLQQQHHQSATSPVPVSVQNPQQAAPEQLIHQNGSGQYVLVHRANVGAADNQAPRASSAPPMHQNQFVTVQNPLQSLNGITMGGRGRPASVDTTAGSGNVMSPAMSGTDPLHHHHHELQQQQQHQQPQPLGNVSAAANIVRRNIAAGKLVYY